One genomic window of Ilyobacter polytropus DSM 2926 includes the following:
- the rpmF gene encoding 50S ribosomal protein L32, producing the protein MAVPKKKTSKAKKNMRRAHDGLTVTGLATCDKCGAPRRPHRICLECGDYNGKQVLANTAE; encoded by the coding sequence ATGGCAGTACCTAAGAAGAAAACTTCTAAAGCTAAAAAGAACATGAGAAGAGCTCATGATGGATTAACAGTTACAGGATTAGCTACTTGTGACAAATGTGGAGCTCCTAGAAGACCTCACAGAATTTGTTTAGAGTGCGGAGATTACAACGGTAAACAAGTATTAGCTAACACAGCTGAGTAA
- a CDS encoding YceD family protein — protein MIIKIDEIRASQNQRVDFDFTISKIEGLTLAAPTEIRGYAKVENEGFFVCGEYRSKLKTPCVRCLKDISLDVSGEFQGYFVESKSFKKYLNSLEAECKIDEVELGEAVDGEIDVARLVREHIILEMSPYPVCEPECDGLEEMEKYKDDGVDLRWKELLGLKN, from the coding sequence TTGATTATAAAAATAGATGAAATAAGGGCTAGTCAAAACCAAAGAGTTGACTTTGATTTTACAATAAGTAAAATTGAAGGACTTACACTTGCAGCTCCAACTGAAATCAGAGGTTATGCAAAAGTTGAAAATGAAGGTTTTTTTGTCTGTGGTGAATACAGGTCAAAATTGAAAACACCTTGTGTGAGATGTTTGAAGGATATATCTTTAGATGTTTCCGGAGAGTTTCAAGGATACTTTGTAGAATCTAAATCTTTTAAAAAATACTTGAACTCCCTAGAAGCTGAGTGTAAGATTGATGAAGTGGAACTAGGAGAAGCTGTCGATGGCGAGATTGATGTTGCTAGACTTGTCAGAGAGCATATTATATTGGAAATGTCTCCTTACCCGGTGTGTGAACCTGAATGTGATGGTTTGGAAGAGATGGAAAAATATAAAGATGATGGTGTAGACCTTAGATGGAAAGAGTTGTTGGGATTAAAAAACTAA
- the ychF gene encoding redox-regulated ATPase YchF has translation MIGIGIVGLPNVGKSTLFNAITKAGAAEAANYPFCTIEPNIGMVTVPDNRLDALSEIINPQRVQHATVEFVDIAGLVKGAANGEGLGNKFLSNIRSTAAICQVVRCFEDENVVHVEGSVDPIRDIEVINSELILADLETIERAIEKQSKLLKAKNKDAVKIMPVLEKSKAHLEESKLLQTLDFSEEEFQLLKVYQFLTLKPMMFAANVAEDDLVSGNEYVEKVKEYAKSLDAEVAIVSARVEAELQEMDEEDKAMFLEELGVTEPGLNRLIRAGFKLLGLQTYFTAGVKEVRAWTIKIGDTAPKAAGEIHTDFEKGFIRAKVVAYEEFVKNNGWKGSQEAGVLRLEGKEYIVKDGDLMEFLFNV, from the coding sequence ATGATTGGAATAGGAATTGTGGGTCTTCCTAATGTTGGAAAATCGACACTCTTTAATGCCATAACAAAGGCAGGGGCTGCAGAGGCTGCAAATTATCCATTCTGTACAATCGAACCGAATATCGGTATGGTTACAGTGCCTGACAACAGACTAGATGCTTTGTCAGAGATAATAAACCCTCAGAGAGTTCAACATGCAACAGTAGAATTTGTAGATATAGCAGGTCTTGTGAAAGGGGCAGCAAACGGAGAGGGGCTCGGTAACAAGTTTTTGTCAAATATAAGATCGACAGCGGCTATATGCCAGGTAGTAAGATGTTTTGAGGACGAAAATGTGGTTCATGTAGAGGGATCTGTAGACCCTATCAGAGATATAGAGGTTATTAACTCAGAACTTATCTTAGCTGACTTAGAAACTATAGAAAGAGCTATAGAAAAACAATCAAAACTTCTCAAGGCAAAAAATAAAGATGCGGTAAAAATAATGCCGGTTCTTGAAAAATCAAAAGCTCACTTAGAAGAATCTAAACTTTTACAAACGCTAGATTTTTCAGAAGAGGAATTTCAGTTACTTAAGGTATATCAGTTTCTTACATTGAAGCCAATGATGTTTGCAGCTAATGTTGCAGAAGATGATCTTGTATCAGGAAACGAGTATGTGGAAAAGGTCAAGGAATACGCTAAAAGTTTAGATGCAGAAGTTGCAATCGTATCTGCGAGAGTAGAGGCTGAACTTCAGGAAATGGATGAAGAAGACAAAGCCATGTTTTTAGAAGAACTAGGTGTAACGGAACCAGGTCTTAATAGACTAATAAGAGCTGGATTCAAACTTCTAGGGCTTCAGACTTATTTTACCGCTGGCGTAAAAGAAGTAAGAGCCTGGACAATAAAAATAGGAGATACTGCTCCTAAAGCGGCTGGTGAGATTCATACTGATTTCGAAAAGGGCTTTATAAGAGCAAAAGTTGTGGCTTATGAGGAATTTGTGAAAAATAACGGCTGGAAGGGCTCACAAGAGGCTGGAGTATTAAGGCTTGAAGGAAAAGAGTATATTGTTAAAGATGGAGATCTTATGGAATTTCTTTTTAACGTATAA
- the gpmI gene encoding 2,3-bisphosphoglycerate-independent phosphoglycerate mutase, with the protein MSRKPVVLMILDGWGLNDNLDQKNAIREVNPKVFNKLIAEYPNSKLKASGEAVGLPEGQMGNSEVGHLNIGAGRVVYQPLVKISKDIKEGDFFENKILKEAYSSVKESGKALHLGGLLSDGGVHSHINHLVGLVKMAKIYDLEKVYVHAFLDGRDTPPQSSIGYIKTLENEMKEIGVGKIATVSGRYYSMDRDTNWDRTKLAYDAIAKGEGVKAESAESAVEAAYAKGETDEFVIPSVVVEGAALSEGDVFINFNFRPDRARQITRAINDREFTGFERDYIGVEFTCMRQYDSTIEAAVVYTDEELVNTFGEVVSRAGLKQLRTAETEKYAHVTFFFNGGKEAQYEGEERKLVPSPKVATYDLKPEMSAYEVTEGLVNAIENDLYDVVVVNLANPDMVGHTGVYEAAKKAIEVVDECLGKVADKVIQKDGALLVTADHGNVDLMEDPTTHVPFTAHTTNDVPFLLISNRYKNSKVKEGKLADLAPTMLDILNIEKPAEMTGETLIVK; encoded by the coding sequence ATGAGTAGAAAACCCGTAGTTTTAATGATTTTAGATGGTTGGGGTTTAAACGATAATTTAGACCAAAAAAACGCCATCAGAGAAGTAAATCCTAAAGTGTTTAATAAACTAATAGCAGAATATCCTAACTCTAAATTGAAAGCTTCAGGAGAGGCTGTGGGTCTTCCTGAAGGTCAGATGGGAAATTCTGAAGTAGGGCATCTAAATATCGGAGCTGGAAGAGTGGTATATCAACCATTGGTAAAAATAAGTAAAGATATAAAAGAGGGAGATTTTTTTGAAAATAAAATTTTAAAAGAAGCTTATTCTTCTGTGAAGGAAAGTGGAAAGGCACTTCATCTAGGGGGACTTTTGTCAGACGGAGGAGTTCACTCTCATATAAACCACCTTGTGGGGCTTGTAAAAATGGCGAAAATATATGATCTTGAAAAAGTATATGTTCATGCATTTTTAGACGGAAGAGATACACCACCTCAGTCGTCTATAGGTTATATTAAGACATTGGAAAATGAAATGAAGGAGATTGGAGTAGGTAAGATTGCTACAGTTTCTGGAAGGTATTATTCTATGGACAGAGATACAAACTGGGACAGAACTAAGCTGGCGTATGATGCAATAGCTAAGGGAGAAGGGGTAAAAGCAGAATCTGCAGAATCTGCAGTTGAAGCAGCCTATGCTAAGGGAGAAACGGATGAATTTGTGATCCCGAGTGTTGTTGTAGAAGGGGCGGCATTGTCAGAGGGAGATGTTTTTATAAACTTCAACTTCAGACCAGATAGAGCAAGACAGATAACCAGAGCTATAAATGATAGAGAGTTTACAGGATTTGAAAGAGATTATATCGGTGTTGAGTTTACATGTATGAGACAGTATGATTCTACTATAGAGGCTGCAGTAGTTTACACAGATGAAGAGCTTGTTAATACTTTCGGTGAAGTTGTATCTAGAGCCGGACTTAAGCAACTTAGAACAGCCGAAACTGAAAAATACGCTCATGTAACTTTCTTCTTTAACGGAGGAAAAGAGGCTCAGTATGAAGGTGAGGAAAGAAAACTTGTACCATCTCCGAAGGTTGCTACATATGATCTTAAGCCTGAAATGTCAGCTTATGAGGTAACTGAAGGGTTAGTAAATGCCATTGAAAATGATCTTTACGATGTAGTGGTTGTGAACCTTGCAAATCCTGACATGGTAGGACATACAGGTGTCTACGAGGCTGCTAAGAAAGCTATAGAAGTTGTGGATGAATGTTTAGGGAAGGTAGCCGATAAGGTAATCCAAAAAGACGGGGCACTTCTTGTTACGGCAGACCATGGAAACGTAGATCTTATGGAAGACCCTACGACTCACGTACCTTTCACGGCTCATACAACAAACGATGTACCTTTCTTACTTATTTCAAACAGGTATAAAAACTCTAAGGTGAAAGAGGGTAAGTTAGCTGATCTTGCACCAACTATGCTAGATATATTAAACATAGAAAAACCTGCAGAGATGACAGGAGAAACACTTATAGTGAAATAA
- the tpiA gene encoding triose-phosphate isomerase, whose product MRKTIVAGNWKMNKTNSESVEMLTELKELVKGMNNVGIVLGVPFTALSDAVKAVEGSGIEIAAQNMNPNESGAFTGEIAPSMLTSIGVKYVILGHSERREYYKECDEFINEKVKAALKNGLTPILCIGEKLEDRESGKTDEVNEKQLRGGMAGLTAEEAAKVVVAYEPVWAIGTGKTATPEMAQETHKAIRNFLADMFGAEVAEEITIQYGGSMKPANAAELMGQTDIDGGLVGGASLEASSFSKIVEAGVK is encoded by the coding sequence ATGAGAAAAACAATCGTAGCAGGAAACTGGAAAATGAACAAAACAAACTCAGAGTCGGTGGAGATGCTGACAGAATTAAAAGAATTAGTAAAGGGAATGAATAATGTAGGAATAGTTTTAGGTGTACCTTTTACCGCACTTTCAGACGCAGTGAAGGCTGTAGAGGGATCAGGCATAGAAATAGCTGCACAGAACATGAATCCAAATGAATCAGGTGCATTTACAGGAGAGATAGCTCCAAGTATGTTAACTTCTATAGGGGTTAAATATGTGATTCTAGGGCATTCTGAAAGAAGAGAATATTACAAAGAATGTGATGAATTCATAAATGAAAAGGTAAAGGCTGCTCTTAAAAACGGACTAACTCCTATTCTTTGTATAGGGGAAAAATTAGAAGATAGAGAAAGTGGAAAGACTGATGAAGTTAATGAAAAACAATTAAGAGGCGGAATGGCTGGTTTGACAGCGGAAGAAGCTGCAAAAGTTGTAGTTGCTTATGAACCAGTATGGGCTATAGGAACTGGTAAAACAGCTACTCCTGAGATGGCTCAGGAAACTCATAAGGCCATAAGAAACTTCTTAGCTGATATGTTTGGAGCAGAAGTAGCAGAAGAGATAACAATTCAGTATGGAGGATCTATGAAGCCTGCAAATGCTGCTGAACTTATGGGTCAGACTGACATAGACGGAGGACTTGTAGGTGGAGCATCATTAGAAGCTTCTAGTTTTTCTAAAATAGTAGAAGCAGGAGTAAAATAA
- a CDS encoding ComF family protein, whose amino-acid sequence MKSLNLNIRDFFFSNDCVFCSEKSEEKYRYLCHKCYKKLERKISLRNSGNYYYVFDYDKDIKRLIGFFKLQNRRYISQIFGDLTGKYLKEIIKFEKIDVVIPVPISIKRKRERGFNQVEDILKYLKIPYESVERVKNTKPMHQLLDEELRKENIKNSFESNLKVHGKRILLIDDIVTTGSTVRELTKILKTCGEPKKILVFSLAAAKTAVNNKVSF is encoded by the coding sequence ATGAAGAGCTTAAACCTGAATATTAGAGATTTTTTCTTTTCAAATGACTGTGTCTTTTGCAGTGAAAAATCTGAAGAAAAATACAGATATCTATGTCACAAATGTTATAAGAAATTAGAGAGGAAAATATCGCTTAGAAACTCTGGAAATTACTATTATGTTTTTGATTATGACAAAGATATAAAAAGACTAATTGGTTTTTTTAAACTTCAGAACAGAAGGTATATAAGCCAGATTTTTGGTGATTTAACTGGAAAATATCTGAAAGAAATAATAAAATTTGAAAAAATAGATGTAGTAATACCTGTACCTATAAGTATAAAAAGGAAAAGAGAAAGAGGATTTAACCAGGTAGAAGATATTTTGAAATATTTGAAAATACCATATGAATCTGTTGAAAGAGTTAAAAATACAAAACCTATGCACCAGTTACTTGATGAAGAGCTGAGAAAAGAAAATATAAAAAATAGTTTTGAAAGTAACTTGAAGGTTCATGGGAAAAGAATTCTTTTGATAGATGACATAGTTACCACAGGAAGCACAGTAAGAGAGCTTACTAAAATTTTAAAAACCTGCGGGGAGCCTAAAAAGATTTTGGTTTTCTCTTTAGCGGCAGCTAAAACAGCAGTGAATAACAAGGTATCTTTTTAG
- a CDS encoding zinc ribbon domain-containing protein yields the protein MDFKCLKCGNEKYQVRTTFCAEKTPGLKLELGTYYLKICLNCGYTEMYSAKVLDKDEELKPEY from the coding sequence TTGGATTTTAAATGTCTTAAATGCGGCAATGAAAAATATCAAGTGAGAACAACATTTTGTGCGGAAAAAACGCCTGGATTGAAACTTGAGCTTGGTACATATTATCTTAAAATATGTCTTAACTGTGGCTATACTGAGATGTATTCTGCAAAGGTGTTGGATAAGGATGAAGAGCTTAAACCTGAATATTAG
- a CDS encoding YraN family protein, translated as MHNREKGDIYEAKALEFLKEQGYAFLEKNFRSKYGEIDIIVGKDEVTIFVEVKYRKSNRFGSGMDAVDTRKQRRIYLTAMKYIQEKNLKDAEFRFDLISFDREELIWNRNVIWGDSIGF; from the coding sequence ATGCACAATAGGGAAAAGGGTGACATATATGAAGCTAAAGCACTTGAATTTTTAAAGGAACAGGGATATGCTTTCCTTGAAAAAAATTTTCGTAGTAAATATGGAGAGATAGATATTATAGTGGGGAAAGATGAAGTCACTATTTTTGTGGAGGTTAAATATAGAAAAAGCAATAGGTTTGGAAGTGGGATGGATGCTGTAGACACGAGGAAACAAAGGAGAATATACCTGACTGCAATGAAGTATATCCAGGAAAAAAATCTAAAGGATGCAGAGTTTAGATTTGACCTTATAAGTTTTGACAGGGAAGAACTTATATGGAATAGAAATGTAATTTGGGGGGATAGTATTGGATTTTAA
- a CDS encoding ribonuclease HII → MYEFDMEYGDIIGIDEAGRGPLAGPVVAAAVKIKKYVKEFDMINDSKKLSEKKRELLFDVIIENCHVGVGVVNEKDIDNYNILNATFMGMIKAIEDISEEGISFENVLVDGNHKIREYNNRQTPIIKGDGKSLAIAAASIIAKVTRDRIMVKYDEKYPEYGFAKHKGYGTKQHREAILKNGACQCHRKTFLGNILKPTLF, encoded by the coding sequence ATGTATGAGTTTGACATGGAATACGGCGATATAATAGGAATAGACGAAGCAGGGAGAGGGCCCCTTGCAGGACCAGTAGTAGCAGCTGCCGTAAAGATAAAAAAATATGTAAAAGAATTTGATATGATAAATGATTCTAAAAAATTAAGTGAGAAAAAAAGAGAACTTCTTTTTGATGTTATAATTGAAAACTGCCATGTGGGAGTAGGGGTTGTCAATGAAAAAGATATTGACAATTATAATATTTTGAATGCTACATTTATGGGGATGATAAAGGCTATAGAAGATATTTCAGAAGAGGGGATATCTTTTGAAAATGTCTTGGTTGACGGAAATCATAAAATAAGAGAATATAACAATAGACAAACCCCTATAATAAAAGGGGATGGGAAAAGTCTAGCTATAGCTGCAGCCTCTATAATTGCAAAGGTGACAAGAGACAGGATCATGGTGAAGTATGATGAAAAATATCCTGAATATGGATTTGCAAAGCATAAAGGCTACGGAACAAAACAACACAGGGAAGCTATATTAAAAAATGGAGCCTGTCAATGTCACAGAAAAACTTTTCTAGGGAACATACTAAAGCCCACTCTTTTTTAG
- a CDS encoding RluA family pseudouridine synthase, which yields MKNYKEQDTIYAENSDKGKRLDAFVNESFDYLTRSYIQKLIEQRDIIIEGKEKNKSGNKLKGNEKILVRIPEDEMLDIEPQDIPIEKVYEDKDLVVINKAPDMVVHPAPGNYSGTLVNALMHNIKDLSNINGVIRPGIVHRLDKNTSGLIVIAKNDFSHLKLSDMFKNKDISKTYICICKGIFSEKTGRIENLIGRNPKNRKTMTVVQKNGKNAISNYKILDEAGDFSLVEVKIETGRTHQIRVHMKSINHPILGDEVYGKPSKICKRQMLHAYRLEFHHPLSGEKMTVFGEIPEDFKNAAKKTGLDINKVNI from the coding sequence ATGAAAAATTATAAGGAGCAAGACACTATTTATGCAGAGAACAGTGATAAAGGAAAAAGATTAGACGCCTTCGTAAATGAATCTTTTGATTACCTGACACGTTCCTATATTCAGAAGTTGATAGAGCAAAGAGATATAATAATAGAAGGAAAAGAAAAAAATAAAAGTGGAAATAAATTAAAAGGGAATGAAAAAATTCTTGTGAGAATACCTGAAGACGAGATGTTGGATATAGAACCTCAAGATATACCCATAGAAAAAGTTTATGAAGATAAGGATCTAGTCGTAATCAATAAGGCTCCGGACATGGTAGTTCACCCTGCTCCGGGAAATTATTCCGGAACACTGGTAAACGCCCTTATGCACAATATAAAAGATCTGTCTAACATAAATGGAGTAATAAGACCTGGGATTGTTCACAGGCTAGATAAGAACACGAGTGGTCTTATAGTAATAGCAAAAAATGATTTTTCACACTTAAAATTATCAGACATGTTTAAAAATAAAGATATTTCAAAAACTTATATTTGTATATGTAAGGGTATATTTTCTGAAAAAACTGGAAGAATAGAAAATCTTATAGGAAGAAATCCCAAGAACAGAAAAACTATGACGGTGGTTCAAAAAAATGGTAAAAATGCGATTTCAAACTATAAAATTTTAGATGAGGCTGGTGATTTTTCCCTTGTAGAGGTAAAGATAGAAACAGGAAGAACTCATCAGATAAGAGTTCATATGAAAAGTATTAATCATCCTATACTTGGAGACGAGGTCTATGGAAAGCCTAGTAAAATATGCAAAAGGCAGATGCTTCACGCTTACAGGTTAGAATTTCATCACCCTTTAAGTGGAGAAAAAATGACAGTATTTGGGGAGATACCTGAAGATTTTAAAAACGCAGCAAAAAAAACAGGCTTGGATATAAATAAAGTTAACATTTAG
- a CDS encoding ferritin family protein: MSKFRCTVCGEVLDAGIEVCPVCKAGKDKFEEIKETGDMIWATEHILGEGLACGDEQIIGDLRAHFSGECTEVGMYLAMSRVADREGYPEVAEAYKRIAFEEAEHAAKFAELLGEVVTDSTEENLRRRVEAEYGATSGKFDIAKRAKQLGFDAIHDTVHEMAKDEARHGKAFKGLLERHFTKK; the protein is encoded by the coding sequence ATGTCAAAATTCAGATGTACAGTATGTGGGGAAGTTTTAGATGCAGGTATAGAGGTGTGCCCAGTATGTAAGGCAGGAAAAGATAAATTTGAAGAAATAAAAGAAACGGGTGATATGATTTGGGCAACTGAGCATATTTTAGGAGAGGGTCTTGCGTGCGGTGACGAGCAGATTATAGGGGATCTAAGAGCTCATTTTTCTGGAGAGTGTACAGAGGTAGGTATGTATCTTGCTATGTCAAGAGTTGCAGACAGAGAGGGATACCCAGAAGTGGCAGAGGCTTACAAAAGAATCGCTTTTGAAGAGGCTGAACATGCTGCTAAATTTGCAGAACTTTTAGGCGAGGTAGTTACTGATTCAACAGAAGAAAACCTTAGAAGAAGAGTAGAAGCTGAATACGGAGCAACTTCAGGTAAATTTGATATAGCTAAAAGAGCAAAACAACTTGGATTTGATGCTATTCACGATACAGTTCATGAGATGGCAAAAGATGAAGCGAGACACGGAAAAGCTTTTAAAGGATTACTTGAAAGACATTTCACAAAAAAATAA
- a CDS encoding PTS sugar transporter subunit IIA, which translates to MGLEFMKVQILAIGMLILGAYAVGVLAKKLNIGETIGQIIGGMLIGPHFWFLVHDWVVKNEFVRSASFFNKMEELYSHGFESYSLVIEESHFFVFFFLGVIAFSLGEELHFDRLKKVGIKSTVICVGQALLTWISLSLVFWKVFNFTAINSLVVGSIGIATAPALTFVLMNKLKVEGKLKNLLANIVVLDDIIEVVFFSVFLGIAVMTMEGESLSIGHLAYEVVRELILAFVIGWIIFMLLKFTVKPGKVKSEEGLEVDVDSFYGPMPSIELFFIVVGFVAVGSAAALHFHVPFLVTAVVAGALVSNYHFHAIFHSLQLSNIMPALNLFFFALIGASVKLETFSKETFIYVAGYLVVRGSAKFIGTWIGCYATKQEKEITNSLPKLMLPQAGMAAVETILVATVLKGHGGEMIFNTIIPALVIFEIGGAWLSERTLLKWKEYIKSIQSKSEKKSDHFSIEKILTGNVIELEAGNKEEAINNLADIIGEKGVVKDVHEVAHAIMAREKLASTSLGKGVAIPHCRTDEVNETICVCGLIKNPVEWDSPDGKPVDIVFLVITPKEKPQEYLKVVRAIITTIKKLDLDGRVNHDLLRNILLT; encoded by the coding sequence ATGGGATTAGAATTTATGAAAGTTCAGATACTGGCAATAGGTATGCTGATATTGGGAGCTTATGCAGTTGGAGTTCTTGCCAAAAAGCTAAATATAGGTGAGACGATTGGACAGATAATAGGTGGAATGCTTATAGGACCACACTTTTGGTTTTTGGTTCACGACTGGGTAGTAAAAAATGAATTTGTGAGATCGGCATCGTTTTTTAATAAAATGGAAGAACTTTATAGCCATGGATTTGAAAGTTATTCTCTGGTTATAGAAGAAAGTCATTTTTTTGTATTTTTCTTTCTGGGAGTAATAGCATTTTCCCTTGGAGAAGAACTACATTTTGACAGATTGAAAAAAGTAGGAATTAAGTCTACAGTGATCTGTGTGGGACAGGCCTTACTTACCTGGATATCACTTTCCCTTGTATTTTGGAAAGTGTTTAACTTCACAGCTATAAACTCTCTCGTGGTTGGATCTATAGGAATAGCAACTGCCCCTGCACTAACCTTTGTTCTTATGAACAAACTAAAAGTAGAGGGGAAACTCAAAAATCTCTTGGCAAATATAGTAGTTTTAGATGATATTATTGAAGTCGTATTTTTCTCGGTATTTCTTGGGATAGCCGTTATGACCATGGAGGGAGAATCACTTTCGATAGGGCATCTGGCTTATGAAGTAGTTAGGGAACTGATTCTTGCCTTTGTTATAGGGTGGATTATATTTATGCTTCTTAAATTTACGGTGAAACCTGGAAAAGTCAAAAGCGAAGAAGGACTTGAGGTAGATGTAGATAGTTTTTACGGTCCTATGCCCTCTATTGAATTATTCTTTATAGTTGTTGGTTTTGTAGCAGTTGGATCTGCAGCGGCACTGCATTTTCATGTTCCGTTTTTAGTTACTGCAGTTGTAGCAGGGGCGTTGGTATCAAATTATCATTTCCACGCAATATTTCATTCTCTGCAGTTAAGTAATATAATGCCTGCATTAAATCTTTTTTTCTTTGCCCTTATAGGTGCAAGTGTGAAGTTGGAAACTTTTTCTAAGGAAACTTTTATATATGTAGCAGGATATCTTGTTGTAAGAGGTTCGGCAAAATTTATAGGTACCTGGATAGGGTGCTATGCTACAAAACAGGAAAAAGAGATAACCAACAGTCTACCAAAACTTATGCTTCCTCAGGCTGGAATGGCTGCAGTTGAAACTATTCTAGTAGCTACAGTGTTAAAGGGACATGGTGGCGAAATGATATTTAATACTATCATTCCTGCTTTGGTAATATTTGAAATCGGAGGAGCGTGGCTTTCAGAAAGAACACTGTTGAAATGGAAAGAGTATATTAAAAGTATTCAGAGTAAGTCTGAGAAAAAATCAGATCATTTTTCAATAGAAAAGATACTAACAGGAAATGTTATAGAACTTGAAGCTGGAAATAAAGAAGAAGCCATAAATAATCTGGCAGATATAATAGGGGAAAAAGGTGTTGTAAAGGATGTCCATGAGGTCGCCCATGCCATAATGGCAAGAGAGAAACTAGCAAGTACATCGCTTGGAAAAGGCGTAGCTATACCTCACTGCAGAACAGATGAGGTAAATGAGACAATATGTGTATGCGGACTTATTAAAAATCCTGTCGAGTGGGATTCACCAGATGGAAAACCTGTAGATATAGTATTTCTCGTGATAACTCCAAAGGAGAAACCACAAGAATATCTCAAGGTGGTAAGAGCTATAATAACAACTATAAAAAAACTGGATTTGGACGGCAGAGTCAATCATGATCTTCTAAGAAATATCCTGTTAACTTAA
- a CDS encoding DUF1294 domain-containing protein: MKITFLKILFIFLAVMNISTFTVYSFDKVQAKNDRDRVSELRLMLMALFGGSIGAFISMKFFNHKTRKWYFKYGIPLMALIHFALVIFIWARQK, encoded by the coding sequence ATGAAAATTACTTTTTTAAAAATACTTTTTATTTTTCTGGCTGTAATGAATATTTCTACATTTACCGTATATTCCTTTGACAAGGTTCAGGCTAAAAATGACAGAGATAGAGTTTCTGAACTAAGGCTTATGCTTATGGCTTTATTTGGAGGAAGTATAGGGGCTTTTATAAGCATGAAATTTTTTAATCATAAGACGAGAAAATGGTACTTTAAATATGGTATCCCTCTTATGGCGTTGATTCATTTTGCCTTGGTTATATTTATATGGGCTAGACAAAAATAA